TGAGGGAACCGAAAACCACGCTTTTCGGTTCCCGTTGAGCCAAAGTCTCGCACAGACTTTGGTGATTATCAGCAGTCCCCGTGAGGAAAGGGAAAACCACGCTTTTCCCTTTCCGTGGAGCGAAAAGTCCTGGATTGGACTTTTTGCGACCCTATCACTGTTGAGGAGGTAACATGAGTAACTGGAAAACCGAATACATGAAACTCGACGCAATGATCCGCGAAAAGCGTCCCATGATCCACCACATCACCAACTACGTGGTCATGAACGTCACCGCCAACGTGACCCTGGCTATGGGGGCGTCCCCGGTCATGGCCCACGCCAACGAGGAGGTGGAGGAGATGGTGGCCTTTGCCTCTGCCCACGTCCTGAACCCCGGGACCCTTTCGCCCCATTGGATCACTGCCATGCTGAGTTCCGGGAAAAAGGCCAAAGAGCTGGGAATTCCGATCATCCTGGACCCCGTGGGCGCCGGGGCCACCAAATTTCGCACCGAGACCTGCCTGAAGATCCTGGAAGAGGTCCGGCCCGATGTCATCAGGGGCAACATGGCCGAGGTCATGATCCTGGCAGGAGAAGAGGCCCGGATCCAGGGGGTGGACTCCATGGAGACAGGGGAGGCGCCTTTGGAGGCTTTCAAGGCCCTCGCCCGACAAACGGGCGCCGTCATCTGCGTCACGGGCCCTGTG
This DNA window, taken from bacterium, encodes the following:
- the thiM gene encoding hydroxyethylthiazole kinase; the protein is MSNWKTEYMKLDAMIREKRPMIHHITNYVVMNVTANVTLAMGASPVMAHANEEVEEMVAFASAHVLNPGTLSPHWITAMLSSGKKAKELGIPIILDPVGAGATKFRTETCLKILEEVRPDVIRGNMAEVMILAGEEARIQGVDSMETGEAPLEAFKALARQTGAVICVTGPVDHVTDGETAYRIDNGHPMMGNVTGTGCSSTTAVAVYCAAGGANARSCALGLAVFGACGELAADQSTGPGSFQVAILDALYNAPGMDVGGRLRINEL